CCTCGGTATGGATCCAATATTGATAGAGCAGGTTCACGCCGCCAACAAAGGCGATCATTGCCGGGTGAAAACCGATCAGAAACATCGGCAGCGAAAATATCCAGGTCAGCGCAAAGGTGCTGGTCCACGGCTGACGCAAAGCGGTTGAGAGATTATAGTGTTCGCTGCTGTGATGATTGACATGCGCCGCCCAAACCCAGCGGATACGATGCGCACCGCGGTGGAAAACGTAATAGAAGAAATCATCGACAAATAGAGCCAATATCCAGGCCCACCAGGTGAACGGGATATCGAATAGGCGAAATTGATAAACCCAATATATCACGGCTACGGCCAGCCCGCCGGTTAATAAGCCAGCGACCACGCTGCCGGTCCCCAATGTCAGGGATGTCGCCATGTCTTTGACATCATATTTAATGTCATCGCGATAGCGGCTCATGAAAAATTCGAGCGCCACCGTTACGATAAAAAACGGAATCGCATAAAGGGTTGGATCGGGAAGGCTTTCCATGCCTTCCTATTTACACCGCTGTCAGCAACTGTCCAGCAGGATTAGTTGGTACTGCCTGCCAATGCATCAACCATCGCGCGGATCGGCGTGATGTCATAACCAGCATTGCCAGCTAACCGCGCAATTTCGTCTGGCGATACGCCCTGCTTGGCCTGAGCCAATGACCATAGCAAAGTCGACCGTGTCCCGGATCGGCAATAAGCGAGCGTCTTTCCTTCGGTGCCATCAAGAGCAGAGATCATTGCATCGACTTGCGGCGCGGAAAAGCCGCTATGGGTGATCGGGATAGCGATATAGTCGATCCCGGCGGCCTTAGCAGCGGCCTCGATTTCGGCACTCTGCGGAGCGGTGGGCTCTTCGCCATCCGGGCGATTGTTGACGATCAAGCTCACGCCTTCGGCCTTGGCGGTCGCAATATCTTCCAAGCTGATTTGTGGCGAGACACTGACTTTATCGTTTATTTTCCGGAACATGCTTTCAACCTTTTCTACAGGAACAGAGGAATTTTCTTCTGCGAAGCTGCTGGAATATGCCAACACTGCGCCACCGAGCATCAACGTGCAACCGGTCAATGATGCGACGATCATCTTCATACGCTTTCCTCCTGTGCTTCGGATAATTCTCTTATCACATTCAGGAAGTCTTCCCCATATTTTTCGAGCTTGGCTGCTCCGATTCCGGGTAGTTCAGCAAGTGCTGACAGGCTGCGTGGTTTAAATCCAGTCATGTCGCGCAGCACGCTGTCATGGAAAATCACATAGGGCGGAACGCCTTGTTCCTTGGCGAGTTCCATGCGTTTGGCGCGCAGGGCATCGAACAATGGATCACCCACTGG
This DNA window, taken from Parasphingorhabdus litoris DSM 22379, encodes the following:
- a CDS encoding sterol desaturase family protein, giving the protein MESLPDPTLYAIPFFIVTVALEFFMSRYRDDIKYDVKDMATSLTLGTGSVVAGLLTGGLAVAVIYWVYQFRLFDIPFTWWAWILALFVDDFFYYVFHRGAHRIRWVWAAHVNHHSSEHYNLSTALRQPWTSTFALTWIFSLPMFLIGFHPAMIAFVGGVNLLYQYWIHTEAISRMPRWFEAVMNTPSHHRVHHATNPRYLDRNYAGIFIIWDKMFGTFEEERDDEKIRYGIIKNLNSYNVLWAAFHEWVGMTKDLWSAPWRYKLNYLIKPPGWSHDGSRESSETIRARWAKQERTAWQNMTSSSSAEDQQAAQLPDG
- a CDS encoding TIGR01244 family sulfur transferase, whose translation is MKMIVASLTGCTLMLGGAVLAYSSSFAEENSSVPVEKVESMFRKINDKVSVSPQISLEDIATAKAEGVSLIVNNRPDGEEPTAPQSAEIEAAAKAAGIDYIAIPITHSGFSAPQVDAMISALDGTEGKTLAYCRSGTRSTLLWSLAQAKQGVSPDEIARLAGNAGYDITPIRAMVDALAGSTN